The genomic region TATCTTAACCTGGAAAATTTTCTCTTCCAGCTTCTTCTGCTGAACGAGCTTTTCTATATTCTTCTGAACCTTATTTTCGTGTCCCGAATAGGTCTGAAGAGCGTACCACTTTTTTGTTCCCATGGAGATAACTTTAAGATTCCTTAAACTCTTAACTACTCAGTTCCCAGAACCAAGTCAGAAGCCTTACAAATGCCGAATCCGCAAAAAACAGGAAGATAGAAAAGAAGAATACGGTGACTAATACGACAACGGTCGAATAGACAACTTCTTCGCGAGTAGGCCACTGGACCTTTTCCAACTCCGCTTTACATTCCTGTATAAAAGTAGTTACTTTCACGATTTCCTGCCAGATGTTTTGTAGGCCGACGCAGAGAGAGAAGAATCTTTTTCAGGCCCGGAGAGAATCGAACTCCCACCAAGGACTTTGGAGATCCTAGTTCTACCACTAAACTACAGGCCTGTTTATTTCTTTAGCCCTCTACCAGGCTTGAACTGGTGACCCCTTCCTTACCATGGAAGTGCTCTACCACTGAGCTAAGAGGGCAATATTCCTTCCGGCTCTCTGCTAAAGATGCCTAGGAATTCACAGTATTTTTAAGGCGGGCTAGACGTCAATCAAATCCGGCACGGAAATTGCTAATTACCGTTTTCCGAACGATTTTGAAAAAATGACAATCGATTTTGCGAAGTGAGAACTTTCAAAAATCAAAAAATCCCGGTCCTGGGAGCGAAAGCAGAGAGAGCAAAAAAATTTCACGGAGTTTGCAACGAAAACCCCCAGTTCCGGGACGGCGTTTCCACCTTTTACAAAGCTCTCCGAAAGAAAATTTAGTACAAGGAAAATCTCGTCTTTGGTTCTTGGATTTTACTTTTTTTGAGTTCATTTTTTTTGAAAAAGAAGGAGTTCCTACTTTTCAATAAAAAACCCCTCTTCCGGGGTAGCGAAATCCGCGGTTTTAGGGATTGGTTTGGGGGACTTTTGGTTGGGATGAGTAATGATGGGACATAGTTCGATTATGTGGGATTATTTGTGGTTTTGATCGGGTTTGAATTTCTCTTGAATGCGTTTAGTATGGGACATAAGTCCATTATGTGGAACGAAATCTATAAATTATTTACTGACCTGTGGCGCAAACGGTAGGAGATCCTTCGTCGATTTTACGTTTAAACTTTTGAGAATTGCAGGAGTTCCTACCTCTTTCCGTGCTCGATGGAAAACGAAGGAGTTCCCACATTTTCGAAAAAACACAAACCGATCTCGACCAAAATGTAGGAACTACCACATCCACATCCAATCCCAGAAACCTAAAAAATAAGCGAAGAATCATTCCAATCTAAACAAAATCTCAAGCTCCGATAGCGCGTTTCCATAAACTACAAGGCATCTTAAAAAACGGAAATCGCAAATGAGAAAAAAGAAAACATTCCTCCGACAAAACGTTCCCGGAAAATCAGCCATCCCCAAAAACAAGATCCGAATTTTTCGACTGATTCTCGGTTGCTTCTTGTCCTTTATTTTAAATTGCGAAAACAACAATCGAAACCAAAGCGACGCCGACTTACTTTCATCCGTTTTGGGAATCTCGAATTTTACATTCAATAATCTGAATATTCATTCAAAAAACAAAAACGAAAGTCTACAAATATCCGAAAACGAACAGATAAAAATTCTTACTCATAACGTTTATATGCTTCCGAATCTCATATCGAATTGGGGACAAACGGAAAGAGCGGAACGAATCGCAACTTCGGATTATATAAAGAACCAAGACTTGATCGTCTTCGAAGAAACCTTCGATACGAACGCACGAAAAATTCTTTTGGACGGAATTCGTTCTCAGTACCCGTATCAAACCGACGTTATCGGAAGAACAAAGGACGGCTGGAACTCCACGCTTGGAAATTATCGATCCGCTTCGATCACAAACGGCGGCGTGGTCATCGTAAGCAAATGGCCCATCGAAGAAAAAATTCAATACGTGTTCAACAATCCGGGATGCGGCGCGGATTGGTTCTCCAACAAAGGATTCGCATACGTAAGAATCGACAAAAACGGAAAGAAAATTCATCTCATCGGAACTCACGTCCAAGCGGCGGATTCGGCTTGCTCCGACTTGGGAAGATCCGTAAGAGCGGAACAATTTACGGATATCAAAAATTTCATAGCATCGAAAGGAATTTCAAACCAAGAAACGGTATTGATCGCGGGCGATCTGAACGTTGTCAAAGGAACATCAGAATATTATGATATGCTTTCGATTCTCAACGTAAACGAACCGAAATATTCGGGAGTTCCGTTCACTTGGGACACGCGCACAAACGAAACGACGGCCTACTCCAACGAAGACGCGGCTCCCGAATATTTGGATTATATTCTCGTTTCCAAAACGAATTCTCAGCCGCCCGTTTGGCAAAACCTCGCCTACGATCCGATCTCTTCAAGAACCCGGAAGGTTTCCGGATATACAAGCGACGAATTTTCGGATCATTATCCGGTTTACGGTTTTATCTACGCGGACGCGAACACTCCGACGCACTCGGGTCATAAAAGAAAATACGATCGAGTTTCTTTTGTTTCGGCTGCGACCGGAAAAAAAATCCAAGCGGATTCTTCCCAAGCGAACGGATGGTTGAAGGCAAACGCGACAACCGATACGACGGAAACGGAATTCAATTTGGTTGCGGAGAATTTTCCCGATTCCGATCCGTCTTGCATACAAAGCGGAACGATTCGAATCGAACCTTCTCATCGACTGAATTATTTTTGGAACTGGTGGCTCGGCGGAGGCGGCGGAAACTACGCGTATTATCCGAAATTCAACGACGGTTCCGATCGATTGGAAATCGTAAACTTAGACGGAGAATGTTTGCGCGACGGAAGCAAAATCGCATTCAAAGATTATGATACGTTTTGGAGAAAATATTATTATCTCACAGTTTGGAACGGAGGAAGTTGGAACGAACTGGTTTATCTTTGGACGAACTCCGTGGGTCCGAGGGAAACGTTTTATCTTCGTTTGAATTCTTCCCCGGCGAAAGATTGGAGCGGAGATTTGATTTATCCTCCGGCTTCGACGATTCTTCCGTGAAAGAATTTCAGCGAACCGGCTCTGCGTTTAAGGAATAAAATCCGGAACCGATTCGAAACAAAAATGGATAGCCTGCGGATTCCAAGATTCTAAATTGAATCCCGATGAAGCAGGTTTCCGTAATCATCCCAGTCTTACGATCTGACTCGGGTTGTGAAAAATTATTGGAAGAACTTCCCTCTTTGATCCCGAACGATTGGGAAATCGTCGTATCCGAATCGAACGGAAACGAAAACCGCGCCCAAACGTTAAACGAAGGAGTTCGAAAATCAAAGGGAGAATTTCTTTGGTTTCTTCACGGAGACAGCAGGATCGATTCTTACGGAATTGGAATATTACAAAAATCGATTCTTCATTATCCGGAGAAACTGCATTACTTTAAATTACGTTTTTATCCGAATCGTTTTCTGATGAGAATCAACGCAAACGGAGCCAATCTTCGATCCCGGCTTTTGAATTCTCCGTTCGGCGATCAAGGGCTTTGTATTCGAAGGGAGAATTTTTTCAAGTGCGGTTGCTTTGACGAAACCGCTCCGTACGGCGAGGATCTTTTATTCGTATGGACCGCGCAGGAAAACGGGATTCGATTAAACCGACTCGACGCGTATTTGGAAACGAGCGATCGCAAATATCAGAAGAACGGCTGGCTCAGGATCACTTTGCTTCATCAATATCTTTATTGGAAACTCGCCGTCTCGCATTTTTGGAAATAAATTCTAACCTTGAAATCCGTTTTTCTTATGCGTTCCGTCGCAAAAAGGTTTGTTTGCGGAGCCGCCGCATCGACACAAATAAGCCTCTTGAACCCGATCGATCGTCCTTCCCGTTCCCGAACAGATTTCCAAATTCCCGCTCACTTTCAAAGGTCCGTTGTGAGTCGGTTTGATCGTAACCTTACCGTTTCTGATTTCCAACGGAGAAGAATCCTTGGTCAAAGGTTCGCCCGAAGCGGAAAATTGAATTTCCTTGTGGGTCGAATCGCAAAAGGGTTTGTTTTTGGAAGCTCCGCAACGGCACAACGTTATGCGAAACCCTAAATCGTTTTGACCGGTCAGATCTAAATCCGCGTGAAACGCGAGAGGCCCGTTCTCCCTTATATGAACCGTGTTTACGACGGGAGCTTTTTCGTTTTCGAATTCGTTTTTACTCGTATATCGAATCGCGCCGGACGGACAATTCAACGCGAGATTTTGAATCTCACCGGCGGTCGCTCGATCGGGATAAATCCATTCTCCTTCCACGTTCGGAACAAAAACGTCCGGTCGATTGAGAACGCAATTTCTAGAATGAATGCACTTTTTACCGTCGAATTGAATCGTTATATTCTTACCGGAAACGGTTTCCATATTCTTACTCCTCGTTTGAGAATGAGAAGTATAACCGATATTTAAAATATTCCAATCTGAATGCACGGATTTTGATAGGTTTCTTCCCGACGGTTTTTCGATTTCGCATTATTATTTTATCTTTTTACGCTTCCGGTTTCATTCCGTGGGAAAAATCGTCCGTTAAGATTTCAAAGGCGGCTTTTCGGTTTGCGGTGAGTTTGAAAAAGTTTACATCCTCTTTTCTTTTTACGAACACTTCGGCGCTTGCGATCTTACTGTTCAAACAATGTTTCCAACCTCCGGGCGGATTCCAATACTGAAGACAAGCGAAGTCTTTCGGTTCGGCGAAAATTCTTCCCTGAATCTGAATCTCCGGCGAACGCGCGGAAAAATTCCAATCGAAGTAACCGTATTTCGCCCTTCCGAATCCGGATAAAGGATGATTGAGTTTGTAATCCTTTCCTCGAAAACGAAACACGATCGGAGTGATCGCGGGAGTCCAAAACGGTCCGATCTTCAACTTTGCGGTCGCGAGTTCCAAAAAAGAATCCGATTCTTCCTCGAAACCTACGACTTGTCCCCAAGCGTATCGATCGGTATGTTTGGATCCCCAGTTGTGATTGTGACTTCCGATCCAATTCTCGAGTTTGATTTCCTCCGATCCTACATTCAACTTTCCTGATATACGAACCCAAGGATTTCCCACCAAAACTTTCGCTTTCGGAAATCCGCCCTCGTATAAATTTTCAGGAAACAAAAAAAGCGGAGGACTTCCTCCGGAAATTTTCAGATCCCAGAAAAAATTCTCGGGTCCTTTTTTATTTCCGGCCTTTCCTTTCAGATGAGAATCGGAAAGTTCCGAATCGCCGATTCGAATCGACAAAGGACTCGCATCGAACTGACAGCGGGAAATCGGGAACTCCGATTTGGATACGAAGTGAACGTTCTTATCTCCGTCGAAATAAATCGCCCACAATTCTCCGATCGCTTTTTCCGGATTTCCTTTCGGAGAAAAAATCGTATAACGGATCCAGACCGCCTTACATTCGTTCGGATGATTGGCGCGCACGAACCAACTTTCGTAATGTCCGGTCGGATCGTTCGGTTTAAATCTTGGATGATTGAAATTGGATAGGATTGCGCTCATGGTTTCCTCAAATCGAAATGGTTCCGACTCTTATAAGAGAATCCATTTCCTCCTCAAGTAGAATTCTAACGTTTTTGAGGGATTTTTATAGCTTCGATTTCGATGTAGTTTTTTATCCAAACGTTTCAAGGGAGAATTTTCGCGCTTCAAAATTCCTTCCGAAACTCGATCCAATCCCGATTTGAGCTTGTTCCGAACCGACTCTTCGACTTGAAAGAACAAACCAATGCAAAAGTTCGGGGCGCAGACGTTGTCGTTTTAAAATTATATTCCATTTTTTGAATATAATTTGATTCGATTGAAACTTTTTACTTGATTTCAAATTCGATCGATATAAAATCGAGATCCAAAATGCGCTTTTAAAATTCCTTTTCCTTACTTCGATTATTCTCCACTTATATTCCGATTATATTATGAGTTTTTAAAGCGACGAACTCGTTCGAAAATACATTCCTTTTCGTTTCCTTTTTTATCGAACGCTTGAATTTTACGCCTAATTTTAATTTTTGTTTGACCTTCCTTGAATTTCGGATACGCCTCCAAGAGTTCGGGAGAAATAAAAATGAAAAAAGAGAATTGGAAAATCGCGCTTATAATTTCGGTTTGTTTTACGTTTGCGGATTGTTCCGAAAAGAAAAACGACAACGACGCAATCTTAACGTTGTTAAACGAAGGAGTCGCTTCCGCAAATCTAAACGATCGCAGACCGATCGACGGACAAACGCTGTTGACGTCGACCGCACCCGACGTATTCTTAGTGGGCGCGTCGAAATCAGATATCACGGGACCTTTCGTTCAATCGAGCACCGGTTACAACAGCCCGGGAGATCAAATGTCCGGCTTGGCGATGCGTCTTTTTTCAAGAGCCTTTGTCATCGAACGTCCGGGCGGCAAGGTCGTCGCGATTGTGACGAACGATATGCTTCATATGTATCAAAGCGTGAAGATGGGAGTCGTTCAAAAACTACAAACGGACGGTTACGGTTCCGTATTCAATCAAGAGAACGTGGTTCTTTTCGCGACACACACTCACTCGGCTCCGTCCAACACTTCTTGGTACACTCTATTCAATCTTTTCAACGGAGTCGTGGGCTTCGATAAGGTTCATTACAATATTCTTGTAAACGGAATCACCGATGCGATCAAAACCGCTTACAATCAAAGAAGGGAAGCGAGAATTCGTTTCGCATCCGGAATTCTCGTAGGCGCCGCGCACAACCGTTCTTCCGCCGCGTACGAATGGAACGGAGACAAATCGAATTATTCCAAAAACATAGAAGAGACGATGACTCTTTTGCGTTTCGAAACGACGGACGGGACTCCGATCGGGCTTATCAACTGGTTCGCCGTCCACGGAACTTCCTTGGGAATTTCCAATCGAAGAGCGCACGGCGACAACAAAGGATACGCTTCCCATCTTGTCGAAACGACGATGGGAAATAATTTCGTGGCCGCGTTTCCGCAAGGACCGATGGGAGATTCGAGTCCGAACCAACCCAATCCGACCGATATTACGAAACCCTTTCTCAGACCGAACGACTTGGATCCGAACTTGGACGCTCTGGAGAATCCGATCGTTCACGGAACTCTTCAAGGAAACAAAGCGCTCGAATTGTATAACTCGGCGACGACCGCGATTACGGGTAACGTAGGTTATAGACATTCTCACGTAACCTGGAATCAAAAGATCGGCGTCGATCCCGCGTATATCGGCGCAAACAGTATGCCTTGGGACGGCGCTTCCGGCGCGACAACGTGTGTCGCGACGATCGGAGGAGGTTTTCTCGCAGGCGACGAAGAAGGCGCGCCCGTCGAGTTCGCAAAGGAAGGAGAGATTCGAAACGATTTCGTTTTAGAAAACGGGGTCTGGGTAAAAAAGAATTACAGTCTCACCAACTTAAGCGGAGCCGCGCAGATTTTGGGAGTGCTCTGGCCTCTCGCACAACTCGCGTTAAACTCCACGAAGTATGAAGGTTGCGATAAGGAGAAGTTCACTCTTCTTCCCGTGGGAGAAGTGGATAGTTTTTGGTTTCCGAATCCTCAGGTTCCGTTTGTTCCCGTGATTCTTCCCTTACAAGTGATCACGATCGGTAACACCGCGATTCTTACTTCTCCGTTCGAAATCACGACACAAGCGGGAAGAAGATTGAAGAATAGAATCTCATCCACACTTTCCGGCGCCGGTTATTCGAACGTGATCGTCTCCGCGATGGCAAACGGTTACGCGCAGTATTTAACGACCAGGGAAGAATATTCCGCGCAGAATTTCGAAGGAGGTTTTACCGCATACGGACCTTGGTCGAACGCCGCGCTCCAACAGGAATTCGATCGGATCGC from Leptospira kmetyi serovar Malaysia str. Bejo-Iso9 harbors:
- the secE gene encoding preprotein translocase subunit SecE; its protein translation is MKVTTFIQECKAELEKVQWPTREEVVYSTVVVLVTVFFFSIFLFFADSAFVRLLTWFWELSS
- a CDS encoding CDGSH iron-sulfur domain-containing protein codes for the protein METVSGKNITIQFDGKKCIHSRNCVLNRPDVFVPNVEGEWIYPDRATAGEIQNLALNCPSGAIRYTSKNEFENEKAPVVNTVHIRENGPLAFHADLDLTGQNDLGFRITLCRCGASKNKPFCDSTHKEIQFSASGEPLTKDSSPLEIRNGKVTIKPTHNGPLKVSGNLEICSGTGRTIDRVQEAYLCRCGGSANKPFCDGTHKKNGFQG
- a CDS encoding neutral/alkaline non-lysosomal ceramidase N-terminal domain-containing protein, whose protein sequence is MKKENWKIALIISVCFTFADCSEKKNDNDAILTLLNEGVASANLNDRRPIDGQTLLTSTAPDVFLVGASKSDITGPFVQSSTGYNSPGDQMSGLAMRLFSRAFVIERPGGKVVAIVTNDMLHMYQSVKMGVVQKLQTDGYGSVFNQENVVLFATHTHSAPSNTSWYTLFNLFNGVVGFDKVHYNILVNGITDAIKTAYNQRREARIRFASGILVGAAHNRSSAAYEWNGDKSNYSKNIEETMTLLRFETTDGTPIGLINWFAVHGTSLGISNRRAHGDNKGYASHLVETTMGNNFVAAFPQGPMGDSSPNQPNPTDITKPFLRPNDLDPNLDALENPIVHGTLQGNKALELYNSATTAITGNVGYRHSHVTWNQKIGVDPAYIGANSMPWDGASGATTCVATIGGGFLAGDEEGAPVEFAKEGEIRNDFVLENGVWVKKNYSLTNLSGAAQILGVLWPLAQLALNSTKYEGCDKEKFTLLPVGEVDSFWFPNPQVPFVPVILPLQVITIGNTAILTSPFEITTQAGRRLKNRISSTLSGAGYSNVIVSAMANGYAQYLTTREEYSAQNFEGGFTAYGPWSNAALQQEFDRIAKDIVAGRNTNPGPNPPDLSNQQFIQTWLSQNGIVNDGGDFGKVLADVKTSYNKTKDVVSAKFQGTHPRVVQDKKLYGTLSSFYDPSRYTYLEIQKKNGSQWTTIATDNDPYTAFDWVRTGGDLSPTSEVTITWLVRNQTPGTYRIVYNGLAKQFWLFLWTYKKVTGISKEFVLQ
- a CDS encoding glycosyltransferase → MKQVSVIIPVLRSDSGCEKLLEELPSLIPNDWEIVVSESNGNENRAQTLNEGVRKSKGEFLWFLHGDSRIDSYGIGILQKSILHYPEKLHYFKLRFYPNRFLMRINANGANLRSRLLNSPFGDQGLCIRRENFFKCGCFDETAPYGEDLLFVWTAQENGIRLNRLDAYLETSDRKYQKNGWLRITLLHQYLYWKLAVSHFWK
- the sph gene encoding sphingomyelin phosphodiesterase is translated as MRKKKTFLRQNVPGKSAIPKNKIRIFRLILGCFLSFILNCENNNRNQSDADLLSSVLGISNFTFNNLNIHSKNKNESLQISENEQIKILTHNVYMLPNLISNWGQTERAERIATSDYIKNQDLIVFEETFDTNARKILLDGIRSQYPYQTDVIGRTKDGWNSTLGNYRSASITNGGVVIVSKWPIEEKIQYVFNNPGCGADWFSNKGFAYVRIDKNGKKIHLIGTHVQAADSACSDLGRSVRAEQFTDIKNFIASKGISNQETVLIAGDLNVVKGTSEYYDMLSILNVNEPKYSGVPFTWDTRTNETTAYSNEDAAPEYLDYILVSKTNSQPPVWQNLAYDPISSRTRKVSGYTSDEFSDHYPVYGFIYADANTPTHSGHKRKYDRVSFVSAATGKKIQADSSQANGWLKANATTDTTETEFNLVAENFPDSDPSCIQSGTIRIEPSHRLNYFWNWWLGGGGGNYAYYPKFNDGSDRLEIVNLDGECLRDGSKIAFKDYDTFWRKYYYLTVWNGGSWNELVYLWTNSVGPRETFYLRLNSSPAKDWSGDLIYPPASTILP